One part of the uncultured Celeribacter sp. genome encodes these proteins:
- a CDS encoding 2-isopropylmalate synthase: MTGLALALASALPFAAIAQEDGKVVTHQFEEGGIYEGTFKDGLQDGVGTYRLPNGYEYTGEWVKGEIKGQGLARFTDGSVYEGAFAKGKPNGFGKITYANGGTYEGDWVDGEATGSGVAVYANGVKYEGGFLAAKHHGQGRMESPSGYIYEGAWVNGVKEGKGKITYPEGATYEGDMAHDQRHGQGVLRTQDGLVLDCQWVDNQCNGKGTITQPNGDVYEGDLIGGKRQGQGKVTYANGGVYEGSFDDDKRHGQGTFTGTDGYSYVGQWIDGRIEGEGNVTYPDGTVYVGAFKDDLSHGKGKITYPNGTTYDGDWQYGVNEGTGVARYANGLVYEGEFKNAKTHGQGKMTYPDGSVYDGQWVEGQRQGKGVTTYPDGTRYEGDYVAGKREGMGTITMASGFSYTGEWKNGEIEGRGKATYPNGDVYEGMFSAGKSNGRGTITYADGGVASGDWVDGVLVSKDDASDAADTAQPATE; this comes from the coding sequence CTGACCGGACTGGCACTGGCACTGGCAAGCGCTTTGCCCTTCGCGGCCATCGCACAAGAAGACGGTAAGGTCGTCACCCATCAGTTCGAAGAGGGCGGCATCTACGAAGGCACCTTCAAGGATGGGTTGCAAGATGGCGTTGGCACCTATCGCCTGCCCAATGGCTATGAATACACCGGCGAATGGGTGAAAGGTGAAATCAAGGGACAGGGTCTAGCCCGGTTCACGGATGGCTCGGTCTATGAAGGGGCCTTTGCAAAGGGCAAACCCAACGGCTTTGGCAAGATCACCTATGCCAATGGCGGCACCTATGAGGGCGATTGGGTCGATGGCGAGGCCACCGGTTCAGGCGTCGCGGTCTATGCCAATGGCGTAAAATACGAAGGTGGCTTTCTGGCGGCCAAACACCATGGGCAAGGCCGGATGGAAAGCCCCTCGGGCTATATCTATGAGGGCGCATGGGTGAACGGCGTCAAAGAGGGCAAGGGCAAGATCACCTACCCCGAAGGCGCCACTTATGAGGGCGATATGGCCCATGACCAGCGCCACGGTCAGGGCGTCTTGCGCACCCAGGACGGGCTGGTGCTGGATTGCCAGTGGGTCGACAACCAGTGCAACGGCAAAGGCACGATCACCCAGCCCAACGGCGATGTCTATGAGGGCGATCTGATCGGCGGCAAACGCCAGGGTCAGGGCAAGGTGACCTATGCCAATGGCGGCGTCTATGAAGGCAGCTTTGACGATGACAAACGTCATGGGCAGGGCACGTTCACCGGCACCGACGGCTACAGCTATGTCGGGCAGTGGATCGATGGCCGGATCGAAGGCGAGGGCAATGTGACCTACCCCGACGGCACGGTTTACGTGGGAGCTTTCAAGGACGACCTGTCCCACGGGAAGGGCAAGATCACCTATCCCAATGGCACCACCTATGACGGCGACTGGCAATATGGTGTGAACGAAGGCACGGGCGTTGCCCGCTATGCCAACGGGCTGGTCTATGAGGGCGAATTCAAGAATGCCAAGACACACGGTCAGGGCAAAATGACCTATCCGGACGGCTCGGTTTATGACGGCCAATGGGTCGAAGGGCAGCGTCAGGGCAAAGGGGTGACCACCTATCCCGACGGCACCCGCTATGAAGGCGATTACGTCGCGGGCAAACGCGAAGGCATGGGCACCATCACCATGGCGTCGGGCTTCAGCTACACCGGCGAATGGAAAAACGGCGAGATCGAGGGTCGAGGCAAGGCCACCTATCCCAACGGCGATGTCTACGAAGGCATGTTCTCGGCCGGAAAATCCAATGGCCGCGGCACGATCACCTATGCCGATGGCGGCGTGGCTTCGGGCGATTGGGTCGATGGCGTATTGGTATCGAAGGACGACGCATCAGACGCGGCGGACACGGCGCAACCCGCCACAGAATAA
- a CDS encoding NAD+ synthase → MTEKFRLTLAQLNPTVGAIEANAAQVRRAYDEAKGAGADMIVFPEMFLIGYQPQDLVMKPVLVNAAMAKMEELAALTLEGPAIGLGAPYAYGESLYNGYWILAEGRVKQVLRKHHLPNFNVFDEKRLFAEGPIEGPYAIGPMRIGSPICEDAWHEDVAEAQVESGAEILLVPNGSPYFRDKFDIRLSHMVGRVTENDVPLVYLNMVGGQDDQVFDGGSFVLNRHGRPAHILPVFDSCLRHVDFVRDEDGWTAEEGEITPHPNAWEQDYRVMVEALRDYLGKTGFRKVVLGLSGGIDSAIVATIATDAIGAENVHCVMLPSEYTSQGSLDDAKDIAERLGCRYDFVPISAGRDAITDTLAPLFGDLPFDTTEENIQSRLRGLLLMALSNKFGSMLLTTGNKSEVAVGYCTIYGDMNGGYNPIKDLYKTRVFEQCRWRNANHRDWMKGPEGEVIPVSIIDKPPSAELRPDQKDEDSLPPYEVLDGILEGLVDREESVADLVAAGYDRDTVKRIEHLLYISEYKRFQSAPGARLTAKAFWLDRRYPIANGWRDPS, encoded by the coding sequence ATGACTGAGAAATTCCGCCTGACCCTTGCCCAGCTCAACCCGACCGTGGGTGCCATCGAGGCCAATGCCGCGCAGGTGCGCCGGGCCTATGACGAGGCCAAGGGCGCCGGGGCCGATATGATCGTGTTCCCCGAGATGTTCCTGATCGGCTACCAGCCGCAGGATCTGGTGATGAAGCCCGTGCTGGTCAATGCCGCCATGGCCAAGATGGAAGAACTGGCCGCGCTGACGCTGGAGGGGCCGGCCATCGGGCTGGGCGCGCCCTATGCATATGGCGAGTCGCTGTACAACGGCTATTGGATCCTGGCCGAAGGCCGGGTGAAACAGGTGCTGCGCAAACACCACCTGCCGAATTTCAACGTGTTCGATGAAAAGCGGCTTTTCGCCGAAGGGCCGATCGAAGGCCCCTATGCCATCGGTCCAATGCGGATCGGCTCGCCGATCTGCGAAGATGCCTGGCATGAAGACGTGGCTGAAGCTCAGGTGGAAAGCGGGGCAGAAATCCTGCTGGTGCCCAATGGATCGCCGTATTTCCGGGACAAATTCGACATTCGCCTGTCCCATATGGTCGGGCGCGTGACGGAAAATGATGTGCCACTGGTCTATCTCAACATGGTTGGCGGGCAAGACGATCAGGTGTTTGACGGTGGGTCCTTCGTGCTCAACCGCCATGGCCGCCCTGCGCATATTCTGCCGGTCTTCGACAGCTGCCTGCGCCATGTCGACTTTGTCCGCGATGAGGACGGCTGGACCGCGGAAGAGGGCGAGATCACCCCGCATCCCAATGCATGGGAACAGGACTACAGGGTCATGGTCGAAGCGCTGCGCGACTACCTTGGCAAAACCGGGTTCCGCAAAGTGGTTCTGGGCCTGTCGGGCGGGATCGATTCTGCGATCGTGGCGACCATCGCCACCGATGCGATCGGGGCCGAGAACGTGCACTGTGTGATGCTGCCGTCCGAGTACACCTCGCAAGGCTCGCTCGACGATGCCAAGGACATCGCCGAACGTCTGGGCTGCCGGTATGACTTTGTGCCGATCAGTGCCGGGCGCGATGCAATCACCGATACGCTGGCGCCGTTGTTTGGCGATCTGCCATTCGACACGACCGAGGAAAACATTCAGTCGCGCCTGCGCGGGCTGTTGCTCATGGCGCTGTCGAACAAGTTCGGGTCGATGTTGCTGACGACCGGCAACAAATCCGAGGTCGCGGTCGGATATTGCACCATTTATGGCGATATGAACGGTGGCTACAATCCGATCAAAGATCTCTACAAGACCCGCGTTTTTGAGCAATGCCGCTGGCGCAACGCGAACCATCGCGACTGGATGAAAGGTCCTGAGGGCGAAGTCATCCCGGTGTCGATCATCGACAAGCCGCCTTCCGCAGAACTGCGCCCGGATCAGAAGGACGAAGACAGCCTGCCGCCCTATGAGGTGCTCGACGGCATCCTTGAGGGGCTTGTCGACCGCGAAGAAAGCGTCGCGGATCTGGTCGCGGCGGGTTATGATCGCGATACGGTGAAACGGATCGAGCATCTGCTCTACATCTCCGAATACAAACGTTTCCAGTCGGCGCCGGGGGCGCGGCTGACGGCCAAGGCGTTTTGGCTGGATCGCCGCTATCCGATTGCCAACGGCTGGCGCGACCCGAGCTGA
- a CDS encoding Hsp70 family protein, with product MELTVGIDFGTSNSAVGLSVNGQPWLVELEEGAKTLPTAVFFDPRGGLRLGSAANRALIDGVEGRYMRALKSVLGTPLLRETRLIGGKRQSLLDVIALFLSELRRKTEDRLRQSVTGVVSGRPVHFHSRNADADAQALMDLREAYAMAGFSRVRFLPEPEAAALACADLQPGETGLVIDIGGGTSDFTLFRKDKGRAEVLASHGIRLGGTHFDRALSLAHAMPLLGAGTEVRRSLADGLLPVPAALFNDLASWQKIPFLYTRDTLSLARDLERHAVERDKLSRLVEVLEAELGHDIAFAVEAAKIGANSQHTAAIDMSLVEKGLSAPLPPDALARDLAPYGAELQGAIAETLSRGSLRADQVGAVVYVGGSSLMQVVAQAAEAVLPQARALRGEAFTAVVDGLAIASVEGA from the coding sequence ATGGAGCTGACCGTCGGCATAGATTTTGGAACGTCGAATTCGGCGGTGGGCCTTTCAGTCAACGGCCAACCCTGGCTGGTGGAGCTTGAAGAGGGCGCCAAGACATTGCCAACGGCGGTGTTTTTCGACCCGCGCGGCGGGCTGCGGCTTGGCTCTGCGGCGAACCGGGCGCTGATCGACGGGGTAGAAGGGCGCTACATGCGCGCGCTGAAATCCGTGCTCGGTACGCCTTTGTTGCGCGAAACCCGGCTGATCGGGGGTAAGCGCCAAAGCCTGCTGGACGTGATCGCTTTGTTCCTGTCGGAGCTGCGTCGCAAAACCGAAGACCGGCTGCGCCAGTCTGTGACCGGCGTGGTGTCCGGTCGTCCGGTTCATTTCCATTCCCGCAATGCAGACGCCGATGCGCAGGCGCTCATGGACCTGCGCGAGGCCTATGCGATGGCAGGGTTTTCCCGCGTGCGCTTTTTGCCAGAACCCGAAGCCGCGGCGCTGGCCTGCGCGGATCTTCAGCCGGGCGAAACCGGGCTAGTGATCGATATTGGCGGGGGGACCTCGGATTTCACGCTGTTTCGCAAAGACAAGGGACGGGCAGAGGTTTTGGCTTCGCACGGGATACGCCTGGGCGGCACGCATTTCGACCGGGCCCTGAGCCTTGCCCACGCCATGCCGTTGCTCGGCGCAGGCACCGAGGTCCGGCGTAGCCTTGCCGACGGGCTTCTGCCCGTGCCTGCTGCCTTGTTCAACGATCTGGCAAGCTGGCAGAAAATCCCGTTTCTTTACACGCGCGACACGCTGTCATTGGCGCGCGATCTGGAACGTCATGCGGTGGAGCGTGACAAGCTGTCTCGTCTGGTCGAGGTTCTGGAGGCAGAGCTTGGGCATGACATTGCCTTTGCCGTCGAAGCGGCGAAAATCGGGGCCAACAGCCAGCATACGGCTGCCATTGATATGTCGCTGGTGGAAAAGGGGCTATCCGCGCCGCTGCCGCCCGACGCCCTGGCGCGGGATCTGGCCCCCTACGGGGCAGAGTTGCAGGGGGCGATTGCCGAAACTCTGTCACGCGGCAGCCTGCGTGCCGATCAGGTTGGGGCCGTCGTCTATGTTGGCGGCTCTAGCCTGATGCAGGTGGTCGCGCAGGCCGCCGAAGCGGTGCTGCCACAGGCGCGGGCCTTGCGCGGCGAGGCCTTCACCGCCGTGGTCGACGGTCTGGCTATTGCCAGCGTGGAAGGTGCCTGA
- a CDS encoding 1-phosphofructokinase family hexose kinase — protein MAQILTITLNPTVDLSTSTPSVSAGPKLRCQTPAADPGGGGINVTRAILFLGGDSTAFTAVGGETGAHLLRLLAQEKVRFTAFSVTGGATRQSMAVTDESTGAQYRFVMPGPVWMPDMVEECLNAIAAAADPGGIVVLSGSQPPGVPVDFTAHLSRRLAAHGVQLFVDTSGDPLHELARTPANPFVLRMDDVEAEDLAHRPLPTRQDTADFAAELVARGVAENVIVARGADGSTLANAEGRWHASRAIDPKDVVSAVGAGDSFVGAFSMAVARGDKMQDALCIGTAAASAAVLTAGTQLCSAEDVKRLLPGCALEVL, from the coding sequence ATGGCCCAGATTCTGACGATCACGCTCAATCCGACGGTGGATCTGTCCACGTCGACGCCCTCGGTTTCTGCTGGCCCGAAACTGCGATGTCAGACCCCGGCGGCGGATCCCGGCGGCGGCGGCATCAATGTGACCCGCGCGATTCTCTTTCTCGGCGGAGACAGCACCGCCTTCACGGCGGTGGGCGGCGAAACCGGGGCACACCTTCTGCGACTGCTGGCACAAGAAAAGGTCCGCTTCACGGCCTTTTCCGTCACCGGCGGTGCCACGCGTCAATCCATGGCGGTCACCGACGAAAGCACCGGGGCGCAATACCGTTTCGTCATGCCAGGACCGGTCTGGATGCCCGACATGGTCGAAGAATGCCTGAACGCCATCGCAGCGGCAGCCGACCCGGGTGGGATCGTCGTGCTGTCGGGCTCTCAACCCCCGGGTGTGCCCGTAGATTTCACCGCACATCTGTCGCGGCGGCTGGCCGCCCATGGCGTGCAGCTTTTCGTCGACACCTCCGGGGATCCTCTGCATGAGCTGGCACGCACCCCGGCGAACCCCTTTGTCCTGCGCATGGATGACGTTGAGGCCGAAGATCTGGCCCATCGCCCCTTGCCAACACGGCAGGACACGGCAGATTTCGCGGCGGAACTCGTGGCCCGCGGCGTGGCCGAAAATGTCATTGTGGCGCGCGGCGCAGATGGCTCGACCCTGGCCAATGCAGAGGGGCGCTGGCATGCCTCGCGCGCCATTGATCCCAAAGACGTGGTCTCTGCTGTCGGCGCAGGCGACAGTTTCGTCGGGGCGTTTTCCATGGCCGTAGCACGCGGCGACAAGATGCAGGATGCGCTTTGCATCGGGACGGCCGCCGCCTCGGCCGCCGTGCTGACCGCAGGCACGCAGCTCTGTTCCGCCGAAGACGTCAAACGTCTGTTGCCAGGGTGTGCATTGGAAGTGCTCTGA
- a CDS encoding MBL fold metallo-hydrolase codes for MTTSRPFSPYLSRRHLLLGAASVPLASALPATARAEAPMMGASMAPFRRFKLGAFEVTTLLAGTRTVPEPHKIFGLNASDEDFEAASDANFIPADLAQFFFTPTLINTGAELILFDTGLDPAGISGALQAAGYTPDQVDRVVITHMHGDHIGGIYSDAPTFANAAYSTGAVEMDHWDMSGNEGFEAKIRPLQDRFDLLEEGSEVTSGITAMQAFGHTPGHMAFHVESDGERLILGADFANHYVYSLAHPDWEVLYDMDREMAAKTRRKMLDMMTTERVPFIGYHMPFPALGYVAARDDSFRYVPASYQTMIKS; via the coding sequence ATGACCACTTCACGACCGTTTTCGCCCTATCTTTCCCGCCGTCACCTGCTGCTTGGTGCGGCCTCCGTGCCGCTGGCTTCGGCCCTGCCTGCCACCGCGCGTGCAGAAGCCCCGATGATGGGCGCATCCATGGCGCCGTTTCGGCGTTTCAAGCTGGGCGCTTTCGAAGTGACCACCCTGCTGGCAGGCACCCGCACTGTGCCGGAGCCGCATAAGATCTTTGGCCTGAACGCCAGCGACGAAGACTTTGAAGCCGCCTCTGACGCCAATTTCATTCCCGCCGATCTGGCGCAGTTCTTTTTCACACCAACGCTGATCAACACCGGCGCCGAGCTAATCCTGTTCGACACCGGGCTGGACCCGGCGGGCATTTCCGGAGCCTTGCAGGCCGCAGGCTACACCCCCGATCAGGTGGATCGTGTGGTGATCACCCATATGCACGGCGACCACATCGGCGGCATCTATTCGGACGCCCCGACATTCGCAAATGCGGCCTACAGCACAGGCGCCGTCGAAATGGATCATTGGGACATGTCCGGCAACGAAGGGTTCGAGGCCAAGATCCGCCCCCTTCAGGACCGGTTCGACCTGCTTGAGGAGGGCAGCGAGGTGACCTCCGGGATCACCGCCATGCAAGCCTTTGGCCACACACCGGGCCACATGGCCTTCCACGTCGAAAGCGACGGGGAGCGGCTGATCTTGGGCGCAGACTTTGCCAATCACTACGTGTATTCCCTCGCCCATCCGGATTGGGAAGTGCTCTATGACATGGACCGCGAAATGGCTGCCAAAACACGCCGCAAGATGCTCGATATGATGACGACAGAGCGCGTGCCATTCATTGGATATCATATGCCTTTCCCGGCACTTGGCTATGTCGCAGCCCGCGACGACAGCTTCCGCTATGTCCCTGCCAGTTATCAAACCATGATTAAATCCTGA
- a CDS encoding metallopeptidase family protein, which translates to MSSPLYETCAPGLDQIEDIARATMADLPPAFKVLAGQVSMTVMDFAPEELLAEIGIEDPFELTGLYTGIPMTEKSSMDQATAPDTIWLFRRPILDEWCARGTVTLQQMVAHVTVHELAHHFGWSDEDIASIDKWWEYD; encoded by the coding sequence ATGTCTTCACCACTTTATGAGACCTGCGCGCCGGGCCTCGATCAGATCGAGGACATCGCACGCGCCACCATGGCCGATCTGCCACCCGCCTTTAAGGTGCTGGCCGGGCAAGTGTCCATGACGGTGATGGATTTCGCTCCGGAGGAGCTGCTGGCGGAAATCGGCATCGAAGACCCTTTCGAGCTGACCGGGCTTTATACCGGCATCCCGATGACCGAGAAATCCAGCATGGATCAGGCCACAGCCCCGGACACGATCTGGCTGTTCCGCCGCCCGATCCTGGATGAATGGTGCGCGCGCGGCACGGTCACGCTGCAACAGATGGTCGCCCATGTCACCGTACATGAGCTGGCGCATCATTTCGGCTGGTCTGATGAAGATATCGCCAGCATCGACAAATGGTGGGAATACGACTGA
- the gltX gene encoding glutamate--tRNA ligase, translating into MIVTRFAPSPTGFIHVGNLRTALFNYLITRKAGGQFILRLDDTDQERSKQEYADGILEDLEWLGFTWDRLEKQSTRLERYEEAAQELRDKGRFYEAFETPTELDLKRKKLLNMGKPPVYDRAALALSDAEKDALRAERGNGVWRFKLDQERIDWHDGILGDISIDAASVSDPVLIRADGQFLYTLASVCDDVDYGVTHIVRGSDHVTNTATQIQIIKALGGTVPSFGHHSLLTGPQGEALSKRLGTLSLRDLRAQGVEPMALLSLMARIGSSQPVELRTTMEELIEGFDLSHFGSAPTKFDPQDLFALTAQINHARPFAEVKDDVAALGVPDALAEPFWNVVRENITVKADMAGWWELFRDGATPLVADEDKDFIAEAFTMLPEPPYTADSWKDWTTAVKEATGRKGKGLFMPLRKAVTGMERGPDMSHVMPLLQKKPAL; encoded by the coding sequence ATGATTGTCACACGTTTTGCTCCGTCGCCGACGGGCTTCATCCATGTTGGGAACCTGCGCACCGCGCTGTTCAACTATCTGATCACCCGTAAGGCGGGCGGCCAGTTCATTCTGCGCCTCGATGACACGGATCAGGAACGTTCCAAGCAGGAATATGCGGACGGCATTCTGGAGGATCTGGAATGGCTCGGGTTCACCTGGGATCGGCTGGAAAAACAATCGACCCGACTGGAGCGCTATGAAGAGGCCGCACAGGAGCTGCGCGACAAGGGCCGTTTCTATGAGGCTTTCGAAACGCCGACCGAATTGGACCTGAAACGTAAAAAGCTGCTGAACATGGGCAAGCCGCCGGTCTATGATCGCGCTGCGCTGGCCCTCTCTGATGCCGAAAAAGACGCCCTGCGCGCCGAACGCGGCAACGGTGTGTGGCGCTTCAAACTGGATCAGGAACGCATTGATTGGCATGACGGGATCCTCGGGGATATCTCGATTGATGCGGCGTCTGTGTCCGATCCGGTTCTGATCCGGGCCGATGGGCAATTCCTCTATACGCTGGCGTCGGTCTGCGATGATGTCGACTACGGCGTGACCCATATCGTGCGTGGTTCTGACCACGTCACCAACACTGCGACGCAGATCCAGATCATCAAGGCGCTGGGCGGCACTGTGCCGTCCTTCGGGCACCATTCGCTGCTAACCGGTCCACAGGGCGAAGCCTTGTCGAAACGTCTAGGCACGCTCAGCTTGCGCGATCTGCGGGCTCAGGGTGTGGAGCCCATGGCGCTTTTGTCGCTGATGGCCCGCATCGGGTCGAGCCAGCCGGTGGAGCTGCGCACCACGATGGAAGAGCTGATCGAAGGGTTCGATCTGTCCCATTTCGGCTCTGCGCCGACCAAATTCGATCCACAGGATCTTTTTGCTCTCACCGCGCAGATCAACCACGCACGCCCCTTTGCCGAGGTCAAAGATGACGTGGCTGCGCTGGGTGTACCGGATGCGCTGGCCGAGCCGTTCTGGAACGTCGTGCGCGAAAACATCACTGTCAAAGCCGATATGGCCGGGTGGTGGGAGCTGTTCCGCGATGGTGCCACGCCGCTGGTGGCTGACGAGGACAAGGATTTCATCGCCGAAGCCTTCACCATGCTGCCGGAGCCGCCCTATACCGCCGACAGCTGGAAAGACTGGACGACGGCCGTCAAAGAGGCGACCGGGCGCAAGGG